In Georgenia soli, a genomic segment contains:
- a CDS encoding SRPBCC family protein: MPISSVEKDLDALTMTIVAEFPVPVRRLWDAYADPRQLEKFWGPPGWPATFARHDMAPGGRSSYWMTGPGGERAGGYWEFVAVEPERSFEVIDGFAGPDGAPDPAMPTMRMTCTFDETDAGARVTTTTRFGSLDELQKLVEMGMQEGMTAAMGQMDAVVADLASFAAGRAAEAQFLGDTQVRVSRVIRGPLQLVWDAHHDPALLQRWMLGPDGWTMPVCEVATKVGDVYRFEWEQADGGGRFGFTGELLESMPPHRAVTTERMTGVEGQGAVNELTLTPVEGGTLLTVVITYPDAKTRDEVLATGMVDGQEASYARLESEVLALA, encoded by the coding sequence ATGCCCATCAGCTCCGTCGAGAAGGACCTCGACGCCCTCACGATGACCATCGTCGCCGAGTTCCCGGTGCCCGTCCGCCGGCTCTGGGACGCCTACGCCGATCCCCGACAGCTGGAGAAGTTCTGGGGCCCGCCCGGGTGGCCGGCCACGTTCGCCCGCCACGACATGGCGCCCGGCGGCCGGTCGAGCTACTGGATGACCGGCCCGGGCGGTGAGCGTGCGGGCGGGTACTGGGAGTTCGTCGCCGTCGAGCCGGAGCGCTCCTTCGAGGTGATCGACGGGTTCGCCGGTCCCGACGGCGCACCGGACCCGGCGATGCCGACCATGCGGATGACCTGCACCTTCGACGAGACCGACGCCGGCGCGCGGGTGACCACGACCACCCGGTTCGGCTCCCTCGACGAGCTGCAGAAGCTGGTCGAGATGGGCATGCAGGAGGGCATGACGGCCGCCATGGGGCAGATGGACGCCGTCGTCGCCGACCTCGCGTCCTTCGCCGCCGGGCGCGCGGCCGAGGCGCAGTTCCTCGGCGATACGCAGGTCCGGGTCAGCCGCGTCATCCGTGGGCCGCTCCAGCTCGTGTGGGACGCCCACCACGACCCTGCCCTGCTGCAGCGTTGGATGCTCGGGCCCGACGGCTGGACGATGCCCGTGTGCGAGGTCGCGACCAAGGTCGGCGACGTCTACCGCTTCGAGTGGGAGCAGGCGGACGGCGGGGGCCGGTTCGGGTTCACCGGTGAGCTGCTGGAGTCCATGCCGCCGCACCGCGCCGTGACGACCGAGCGGATGACCGGTGTCGAGGGACAGGGGGCCGTCAACGAGCTGACGCTCACCCCGGTCGAGGGCGGCACGCTGCTCACCGTGGTCATCACCTACCCGGACGCGAAGACGCGCGACGAGGTGCTGGCCACCGGCATGGTCGACGGCCAGGAGGCGAGCTACGCCCGCCTGGAGTCCGAGGTCCTCGCCCTGGCCTGA
- a CDS encoding ArsR/SmtB family transcription factor translates to MVVRGSERLALDDDEIDRIFRALADATRRDIVRRTLRGEASVTQLAAAYDMSFAAVQKHVAVLEGAGLVTKHRQGRERFVRGNPDTLRRAQTLLDQYEQIWRGRVDRLDALLTDE, encoded by the coding sequence ATGGTTGTACGTGGCAGCGAGCGGCTCGCGCTCGACGACGACGAGATCGACCGGATCTTCCGGGCGCTCGCCGACGCGACCCGGCGCGACATCGTCCGCCGCACCCTCCGCGGGGAGGCGAGCGTGACGCAGCTCGCCGCCGCCTACGACATGTCGTTCGCGGCGGTGCAGAAGCACGTCGCGGTCCTGGAAGGGGCCGGCCTCGTGACCAAGCACCGGCAGGGACGCGAGAGATTCGTGCGCGGGAACCCCGACACCCTTCGCAGGGCGCAGACCCTGCTGGACCAGTACGAGCAGATCTGGCGCGGACGGGTCGACCGGCTCGACGCGCTCCTCACCGACGAGTGA
- a CDS encoding PspC domain-containing protein, which yields MNVHDSLRSQGLVRPRNDRILGGVCAGLGRRFGLDPWVARVLFLVLLFVLPGSPLVVYPILWILMPNE from the coding sequence ATGAACGTGCACGACTCGCTCCGCTCCCAGGGCCTCGTCCGCCCGAGGAACGATCGGATTCTCGGCGGCGTCTGCGCCGGCCTCGGCCGACGGTTCGGCCTGGACCCGTGGGTCGCGCGGGTGCTGTTCCTCGTGCTGCTGTTCGTCCTGCCGGGCAGCCCGCTCGTGGTCTACCCGATCCTGTGGATCCTCATGCCGAACGAGTGA
- a CDS encoding YnfA family protein → MPLRSVLLFAIAALFEIGGAWLVWQGVRENRGWIWVGAGAIALGLYGFVATLQPEAHFGRILAAYGGVFVAGSLAWGVLVDGFRPDRWDVVGALLCLAGVAVIMYAPRPA, encoded by the coding sequence ATGCCGCTACGTTCCGTCCTGCTCTTCGCGATCGCCGCCCTCTTCGAGATCGGCGGTGCCTGGCTCGTCTGGCAGGGCGTGCGCGAGAACAGAGGCTGGATCTGGGTCGGCGCCGGAGCCATCGCGCTCGGCCTCTACGGGTTCGTGGCCACCCTCCAGCCGGAGGCGCACTTCGGCCGCATCCTCGCGGCCTACGGTGGCGTGTTCGTCGCCGGTTCGCTCGCCTGGGGCGTGCTGGTCGACGGCTTCCGCCCCGACCGCTGGGACGTCGTCGGCGCGCTCCTCTGCCTGGCCGGCGTCGCCGTCATCATGTACGCGCCCCGGCCGGCGTGA
- a CDS encoding LLM class flavin-dependent oxidoreductase codes for MELGVFSLADIHPAVDGGPRPTPGERLDEVVSYGTLADRLGLDVFGVGEHHSHDFAVSSPAVVLAAVAQATGRVRLASTATVLTALDPVRVYQDFATLDLLSQGRCEIVAGRSAFAEPLRLFGVDPDRLDEVYAEKLDLLLRCRDQERVTWAGSSRPDLLEAEVPPRPWADRLPVWVGVGGSPTSALRAGDLGLPMMLGFVGGTLDNARRLVDTYRLAGEQAGHDPATLRVALAAQLYVGAATAPAREDAYPFYRRHLSAGAGRAGGWDVSRGQMDDLSERGGSLMLGGPEHVAAKILDLHELLGVDRFLGQIDFGGMPRHMVEESLERFAGEITPLVRAAVG; via the coding sequence ATGGAGCTCGGTGTCTTCTCCCTCGCCGACATCCACCCGGCCGTCGACGGCGGACCCCGTCCGACGCCGGGCGAGCGGCTGGACGAGGTGGTGTCTTACGGAACGCTCGCCGACCGGCTCGGGCTGGATGTCTTCGGTGTCGGCGAGCACCACAGCCACGACTTCGCCGTCTCGTCACCCGCCGTGGTGCTCGCGGCGGTGGCGCAGGCGACCGGGCGGGTGCGCCTGGCCTCGACGGCCACCGTGCTGACCGCGCTGGACCCGGTGCGCGTGTACCAGGACTTCGCCACGCTGGACCTGCTGAGCCAGGGCCGCTGCGAGATCGTCGCCGGGCGCAGCGCCTTCGCGGAGCCGCTCCGCCTCTTCGGGGTGGACCCGGACCGGCTCGACGAGGTCTACGCCGAGAAGCTCGACCTCCTGCTGCGGTGCCGGGACCAGGAGCGCGTCACGTGGGCGGGATCGTCTCGGCCGGACCTGCTGGAGGCCGAGGTGCCCCCGCGCCCCTGGGCCGACCGGCTCCCGGTATGGGTCGGTGTGGGTGGCTCGCCGACCAGCGCGCTGCGCGCGGGCGACCTCGGTCTGCCGATGATGCTGGGCTTCGTGGGCGGCACCCTCGACAACGCCCGGCGCCTGGTCGACACCTACCGTCTCGCCGGCGAGCAGGCCGGCCACGACCCGGCGACGCTCCGGGTGGCCCTCGCCGCGCAGCTGTACGTCGGGGCCGCCACGGCGCCGGCCCGCGAGGACGCCTACCCGTTCTACCGCCGCCACCTCTCCGCCGGGGCCGGACGCGCGGGCGGCTGGGACGTCAGCCGCGGCCAGATGGACGACCTGTCCGAGCGGGGCGGCTCGCTCATGCTGGGCGGGCCCGAGCATGTGGCCGCGAAGATCCTCGACCTGCACGAGCTGCTCGGCGTCGACCGCTTCCTCGGCCAGATCGACTTCGGCGGCATGCCTAGGCACATGGTCGAGGAGTCGCTGGAGCGGTTCGCCGGTGAGATCACGCCCCTCGTGCGGGCGGCCGTCGGCTGA
- a CDS encoding sugar O-acetyltransferase, with product MTEDTRTMRERMLAGDLYIADDPVLAEENQRALDLMDAYNATSVRQGPLRRRLLEELLGSVGKGTEIRPPFYVDYGRQISVGARTFANFGLVALDVARIVIGDDVQIGPNVQLLTPTHPVEPGPRREKWEAAEPITIGDNVWLGGGVIVCPGVTIGENTVVGAGAVVTKDLPANVVAVGNPARVVREIID from the coding sequence ATGACGGAAGACACCAGGACCATGCGCGAGCGGATGCTCGCCGGAGACCTCTACATCGCCGACGACCCCGTGCTGGCCGAGGAGAACCAGCGTGCCCTGGACCTGATGGACGCCTACAACGCGACCTCCGTGCGGCAGGGGCCGCTCCGCCGTCGGCTGCTGGAGGAGCTGCTCGGCTCGGTCGGCAAGGGCACGGAGATCCGTCCGCCGTTCTACGTCGACTACGGCAGGCAGATCAGCGTCGGGGCGCGGACCTTCGCCAACTTCGGGCTCGTGGCGCTCGACGTGGCACGGATCGTCATCGGCGACGACGTGCAGATCGGCCCGAACGTCCAGCTGCTCACGCCGACGCACCCGGTCGAGCCGGGCCCGCGGCGCGAGAAGTGGGAGGCGGCGGAGCCGATCACCATCGGGGACAACGTCTGGCTCGGCGGCGGCGTCATCGTGTGCCCGGGCGTCACCATCGGGGAGAACACGGTGGTCGGGGCGGGCGCCGTCGTCACCAAGGACCTGCCCGCGAACGTCGTCGCCGTGGGCAACCCGGCGCGGGTCGTCCGGGAGATCATCGACTGA
- a CDS encoding alpha/beta fold hydrolase, translating into MERTRRPRGVAARTGPEGPGLPELEGVEHRFVDLPGLRMHVAEAGAGDPLLLLHGYPQHWWSWRKVLPSLAAHYRVLCPDLRGAGWTDAPADGYEADQLLADVVALLDALGVDTLHLVGHDLGGILGYRLCLAHPERVRKYVAVAAPHPFPDLSPRMLLYVWKVWPMFLSAAPVLGPWLLRAGGQWFPRHLMTGDTSDPDVWSEQDLDMFLGRLRDPVRARGTAALYRSLAVDEARRSVAGDYRGARLRTPTLGIYGKVLYVGHQPSGIPEIFAGYEDHVDEISWAHIPGTGYYLPEEKPEAFLERVLEFFEGS; encoded by the coding sequence ATGGAGCGCACCAGGCGCCCGAGAGGCGTCGCAGCCAGGACCGGACCGGAGGGCCCCGGGCTCCCGGAGCTGGAAGGCGTGGAGCACCGCTTCGTCGACCTGCCCGGGCTCCGCATGCACGTCGCCGAGGCGGGCGCCGGCGACCCACTCCTCCTGCTCCACGGCTACCCGCAGCACTGGTGGTCGTGGCGCAAGGTGCTGCCCAGTCTCGCCGCGCACTATCGCGTCCTCTGCCCCGACCTCCGGGGAGCGGGGTGGACTGACGCCCCGGCCGACGGGTACGAGGCCGACCAGCTCCTGGCCGACGTCGTCGCCCTGCTCGACGCGCTCGGGGTGGACACGCTCCACCTGGTGGGGCACGACCTGGGCGGCATCCTGGGCTACCGCCTGTGCCTGGCCCACCCCGAGCGGGTACGGAAGTACGTGGCCGTCGCGGCGCCGCACCCCTTCCCGGACCTGTCGCCCCGGATGCTGCTGTACGTGTGGAAGGTGTGGCCCATGTTCCTCAGTGCCGCGCCGGTGCTGGGGCCCTGGCTCCTGCGCGCAGGCGGGCAGTGGTTCCCGCGTCACCTGATGACCGGCGACACCTCCGATCCCGACGTCTGGTCGGAGCAGGATCTCGACATGTTCCTCGGCCGGCTCCGTGACCCGGTTCGTGCCCGCGGGACCGCAGCGCTGTACCGCAGCCTCGCGGTGGACGAGGCGCGTCGCAGCGTCGCGGGCGACTATCGCGGCGCCCGGCTCCGCACGCCGACTCTGGGCATCTACGGAAAGGTTCTCTACGTCGGTCACCAGCCCAGCGGGATCCCCGAGATCTTCGCCGGGTACGAGGACCACGTCGACGAGATCTCGTGGGCGCACATCCCCGGCACCGGCTACTACCTCCCCGAGGAGAAGCCGGAAGCCTTCCTCGAGCGTGTGCTCGAGTTCTTCGAGGGAAGCTGA
- a CDS encoding TetR/AcrR family transcriptional regulator has product MTPTKARAVDAAVELLSTEGLRSLTHARVDRQAGLPNGSTSNYFRTRRALVTGVAERILELEQAEVGAAFAQPASAAEFVDGLCDLFDYLSRTRRTQTTARLVLFMEASHDVDLRDALSAARRGMVSSAVVAMASLGARDPEVAAAGIAACFEGLLLHSIARHDDADPRPVLELVVRGALA; this is encoded by the coding sequence ATGACCCCGACGAAAGCACGTGCCGTGGACGCTGCGGTCGAGCTCCTCAGCACCGAGGGGCTCCGGTCGCTGACCCACGCCCGCGTCGACCGGCAGGCCGGCCTGCCGAACGGGTCCACGTCCAACTACTTCCGCACCCGCAGGGCGCTCGTCACGGGCGTGGCCGAGCGCATCCTCGAGCTGGAGCAGGCGGAGGTCGGTGCCGCGTTCGCGCAGCCCGCCTCCGCCGCCGAGTTCGTCGACGGACTGTGCGACCTGTTCGACTACCTCAGCCGCACGCGACGCACCCAGACGACCGCCCGGCTCGTGCTGTTCATGGAAGCCAGCCACGACGTCGACCTCAGGGACGCGCTGTCCGCGGCCCGACGAGGCATGGTCAGCTCCGCCGTCGTCGCGATGGCGTCGCTCGGTGCGAGGGACCCCGAGGTGGCGGCGGCCGGCATCGCCGCCTGCTTCGAGGGCCTGCTTCTCCACAGCATCGCCCGGCACGACGACGCCGACCCACGGCCGGTCCTCGAGCTGGTCGTCCGAGGGGCGTTGGCCTGA
- a CDS encoding PPOX class F420-dependent oxidoreductase → MARLNDAARQLIESGALGHLVTVNADGSPQVSVVWVGVEGDELVTAHLMAGQRKLANVRRDPRVALSFEGTATNPVGMRDHLVVHGRARVVEGGAPKLLHRLAQTYVGPGTTFPPMPDPPPGFVLHVAVTRVGGMGPWFD, encoded by the coding sequence ATGGCACGGCTCAACGACGCGGCCCGGCAGCTGATCGAGTCCGGGGCGCTCGGACATCTGGTGACCGTCAACGCCGACGGCTCGCCCCAGGTGAGCGTGGTGTGGGTCGGCGTCGAGGGTGACGAGCTGGTCACCGCCCACCTCATGGCCGGGCAGCGCAAGCTGGCCAACGTCCGGCGCGATCCGCGCGTGGCCCTGTCGTTCGAGGGCACTGCCACGAACCCGGTCGGGATGCGCGACCATCTCGTCGTCCACGGCCGGGCGCGGGTCGTCGAGGGCGGCGCCCCCAAGCTGCTCCACCGCCTCGCCCAGACGTACGTCGGCCCCGGGACGACGTTCCCGCCGATGCCGGACCCGCCGCCCGGGTTCGTCCTGCACGTCGCCGTGACGCGCGTCGGCGGGATGGGCCCCTGGTTCGACTGA
- a CDS encoding WXG100 family type VII secretion target produces MSNINVSYDEMQREANNLVTAKDQIVADLNRLQAQIQGLVESGFVTDQASVRFNESYQQFTTGAQSTIEGLQDLSQYLVNAAQALADTDSQLAAGI; encoded by the coding sequence ATGTCGAACATCAACGTCTCCTATGACGAGATGCAGCGTGAGGCCAACAACCTGGTCACCGCCAAGGACCAGATCGTCGCGGACCTGAACCGGTTGCAGGCGCAGATCCAGGGGCTGGTGGAGTCCGGGTTCGTCACGGACCAGGCCTCGGTGCGGTTCAACGAGTCCTACCAGCAGTTCACCACGGGTGCGCAGTCGACGATCGAGGGGCTGCAGGACCTCTCGCAGTACCTCGTCAACGCGGCCCAGGCGCTGGCCGACACCGACTCCCAGCTCGCCGCCGGCATCTGA
- a CDS encoding nucleoside deaminase: MATDDGVRTDRGALAVALAEARAGRAEGGIPIGAALVVDGEVLAVGRNRRVQDASPILHGETDCLANAGRLPASVYARATMVTTLSPCDMCTGAILLYGIPRVVIGENRTFLGGEELLRSRGVEVVVLDDPACVELMRDFVAAEPALWNEDIGED; this comes from the coding sequence ATGGCGACGGACGACGGCGTGAGGACGGATCGCGGGGCGCTCGCCGTCGCGCTCGCGGAGGCCAGGGCGGGACGTGCGGAGGGTGGCATCCCCATCGGGGCTGCGCTCGTCGTCGACGGCGAGGTGCTCGCCGTCGGACGCAACCGCCGGGTGCAGGACGCCAGCCCGATCCTGCACGGCGAGACGGACTGCCTCGCCAACGCCGGGCGGCTGCCGGCGAGCGTCTACGCCCGCGCGACCATGGTCACCACGCTCTCCCCGTGCGACATGTGCACCGGCGCGATCCTGCTCTACGGCATCCCCCGCGTGGTGATCGGCGAGAATCGCACGTTCCTCGGCGGGGAGGAACTGCTGCGCTCCCGCGGGGTGGAGGTGGTCGTGCTCGACGACCCCGCCTGCGTGGAGCTCATGCGCGACTTCGTCGCCGCGGAGCCCGCGTTGTGGAACGAGGACATCGGCGAGGACTGA
- a CDS encoding MFS transporter, with translation MPNPYREILGLPGTLAFSAAGLLARFPVSMVGIAIVLMLSSITGSYATAGTVSATFVIAQAVCAPQLARLVDRFGQARVMTPAVTISGLALGGLVVAAVTGAPLWTVYACAVVSGASVGSLGALVRARWTQAVRTPKELHRAYSWESALDESTFVLGPVIATILATSVTPWAGTAVAAVVIVVGGYAFLAQRGTEPPAQPRLEGGAHRGSVMRSGALVGIVVVFLFVGGIFGATDVSIVAFTAEHGRPSLAGVLLGIFSLGSVVAGLLYGAHTWTGPAWRRFVVGVAVLAAGTGLFLLVGSIAVMAAVMFVTGFAISPTIINGNSMVQHLVARQRLTEGLTWLSTGINVGVSVGSSVAGVLIDGHGSTGGFVMVAASGGVAVLTAVGVAPLLRRRDQGDPAHLPGH, from the coding sequence GTGCCCAACCCCTACCGCGAGATCCTCGGCCTGCCCGGGACTCTCGCGTTCTCGGCGGCGGGCCTGCTGGCCCGCTTCCCCGTCTCGATGGTGGGCATCGCCATCGTCCTGATGCTCTCGAGCATCACCGGCTCCTACGCCACCGCCGGCACGGTCTCGGCCACGTTCGTCATCGCGCAGGCCGTCTGCGCGCCGCAGCTCGCCCGGCTCGTGGACCGGTTCGGCCAGGCGCGGGTCATGACGCCGGCCGTCACCATCTCCGGTCTGGCGCTCGGGGGGCTCGTCGTCGCGGCCGTCACGGGCGCACCGCTGTGGACCGTCTACGCGTGCGCCGTCGTCTCGGGCGCGAGCGTCGGGTCGCTCGGCGCCCTGGTCCGCGCCCGCTGGACCCAGGCGGTGCGCACCCCGAAGGAGCTGCACCGGGCGTACTCGTGGGAGTCGGCGCTCGACGAGTCGACGTTCGTGCTCGGCCCCGTCATCGCCACGATCCTGGCCACCTCGGTGACCCCCTGGGCCGGCACCGCCGTGGCCGCCGTCGTCATCGTGGTGGGCGGCTACGCCTTCCTCGCCCAGCGCGGCACCGAGCCGCCCGCCCAGCCTCGTCTCGAGGGCGGCGCGCACCGCGGATCGGTCATGCGGTCCGGCGCCCTGGTGGGGATCGTCGTCGTCTTTCTCTTCGTGGGCGGCATCTTCGGCGCGACGGACGTCTCGATCGTCGCGTTCACCGCCGAGCACGGCCGCCCGAGCCTGGCCGGCGTGCTGCTCGGCATCTTCTCGCTCGGGTCCGTGGTGGCGGGCCTGCTCTACGGCGCCCACACCTGGACCGGCCCGGCCTGGCGCCGGTTCGTGGTCGGCGTCGCGGTCTTGGCGGCCGGCACCGGGCTGTTCCTGCTGGTGGGGAGCATCGCGGTCATGGCCGCGGTGATGTTCGTGACCGGCTTCGCGATCTCGCCGACGATCATCAACGGCAACTCGATGGTCCAGCACCTCGTGGCCCGCCAGCGCCTCACCGAGGGACTGACGTGGCTGAGCACGGGCATCAACGTCGGTGTCTCGGTCGGCTCGTCGGTGGCCGGGGTGCTCATCGACGGCCACGGCTCGACGGGCGGCTTCGTCATGGTGGCCGCGAGCGGCGGCGTCGCCGTGCTCACGGCCGTCGGCGTCGCCCCGCTGCTGCGGCGCCGCGACCAGGGCGACCCGGCGCACCTTCCCGGGCACTGA
- a CDS encoding GntR family transcriptional regulator, whose protein sequence is MTARPDDVPRIRRTTEDVYDALRARILENEIEPGERVNIDALARDLGVSQTPVREAVRQLEGDNLIVKVPGKGYRTTPLLDLERLRQLFEFRLLVDVWAVEVVTTNRLGNPARVIGQEIDRFELSIAGKTDIRRELVLHDTRFHGYILRALSNEVVREAYEQTHSHLHTFRLYAADIDGSITIAEHRRIWAAVESCDGSAAAAAMHEHLTAAFYRFAAAFDEAPGTLRGPATHRLY, encoded by the coding sequence GTGACCGCCAGGCCAGACGACGTGCCGCGGATCCGTCGCACGACCGAAGACGTGTACGACGCGCTCCGAGCCCGGATCCTCGAGAACGAGATCGAACCGGGCGAACGCGTGAACATCGACGCACTCGCGCGAGACCTCGGCGTCTCGCAGACACCGGTGCGTGAGGCGGTCCGCCAGCTCGAGGGGGACAACCTCATCGTCAAGGTTCCAGGAAAGGGCTATCGGACCACCCCGCTGCTTGATCTGGAGCGACTGCGGCAGCTGTTCGAGTTCCGCCTGCTCGTCGATGTGTGGGCTGTCGAGGTAGTGACGACGAACAGGCTTGGTAACCCGGCACGCGTGATAGGGCAGGAGATCGACAGGTTCGAACTGTCCATCGCGGGCAAGACAGACATCCGGCGTGAGCTGGTCCTTCACGACACCCGGTTCCACGGCTACATCTTGCGTGCGCTCAGCAACGAGGTCGTCCGCGAGGCCTACGAGCAGACCCACAGCCACCTGCACACCTTCCGGCTCTACGCTGCCGACATCGATGGAAGCATCACGATCGCGGAGCATCGCAGGATCTGGGCGGCAGTGGAGAGTTGCGACGGGAGCGCCGCAGCCGCAGCGATGCACGAGCACCTGACTGCCGCGTTCTACCGGTTCGCTGCGGCGTTCGACGAGGCCCCAGGGACACTCCGGGGGCCCGCGACGCACCGGCTGTACTGA
- a CDS encoding SDR family NAD(P)-dependent oxidoreductase: MSKDLDGLVALVTGGASGIGSATADLLGERGAKVAILDLNPDGGHSGHLSLRCDVADDASVRAAVADVVRELGGIDIVVNNAGIGAQGTVEDNDDDEWRRVLEVNLLGTVRVSRAALPHLRLSRAAAIVNTCSIAATAGLPARALYGATKGAILSLTLSMAADHLPEGIRVNCVNPGTADTPWVGRLLERAADPVAERAALEARQPHGRLVRPQEVAAAIAYLASPLSGSTTGTSLAVDGGMQGLRLRPGNN; the protein is encoded by the coding sequence ATGAGCAAGGACCTCGACGGACTGGTTGCGCTCGTGACAGGGGGTGCGTCGGGCATCGGGTCGGCCACGGCCGATCTGCTCGGCGAGCGGGGGGCGAAGGTCGCGATCCTCGACCTCAACCCCGACGGAGGGCACTCCGGCCACCTCTCGCTGCGCTGTGACGTCGCCGACGACGCGTCTGTCCGGGCCGCTGTGGCCGACGTCGTGCGCGAGCTCGGTGGCATCGACATCGTCGTCAACAACGCGGGCATCGGCGCACAGGGGACGGTCGAGGACAACGACGACGACGAGTGGCGCCGTGTCCTCGAGGTGAACCTCCTCGGCACCGTCAGGGTGAGCAGGGCGGCCCTGCCCCACCTGCGGCTGTCGAGGGCCGCGGCGATCGTCAACACGTGCTCGATCGCCGCTACCGCAGGACTGCCGGCCCGCGCTCTCTACGGGGCGACCAAGGGGGCCATCCTCTCGCTGACGCTGAGCATGGCCGCGGACCACCTGCCCGAGGGCATCAGGGTGAACTGCGTCAACCCGGGCACTGCGGACACCCCGTGGGTCGGCCGCCTGCTCGAGCGGGCCGCCGACCCGGTCGCGGAGCGTGCGGCACTGGAGGCTCGGCAGCCGCACGGGCGCCTGGTCAGGCCGCAGGAGGTCGCGGCCGCCATCGCCTACCTCGCTTCCCCACTCTCCGGATCCACCACCGGGACGTCGCTGGCGGTCGATGGCGGCATGCAGGGGCTGCGGCTTCGGCCGGGAAATAATTGA
- a CDS encoding fumarylacetoacetate hydrolase family protein, translated as MKLLRVGVPGAETPAVLVDDDRAGPGRAYDLSALTADIDGAFLATDGIGRTRQALADGELPVIQLDGLRVGPPVARPSAIVCIGMNYAAHARESGAEPPSSPVVFLKTPNTLAGPDDVASIPRNSTRTDWEVELGVVIGRRASYLADREEALAHVAGYVAANDLSERTFQLDDSGGQWSKGKCAPGFSPLGPWLVPADEVDPSRLRLRSWVNGEIRQDSTTADMIFGVGHIVHHLSQYMVLEPGDVVLTGTPEGVALSGRYPYLRDGDVVEIEIEGLGRQRQAFVQA; from the coding sequence GTGAAGCTCCTGAGGGTCGGTGTCCCGGGCGCCGAGACCCCGGCCGTGCTCGTCGACGATGACCGGGCCGGGCCGGGCCGGGCCTATGACCTGTCCGCGCTCACGGCGGACATCGACGGCGCGTTCCTGGCCACTGACGGCATCGGTCGGACGAGACAGGCGCTGGCCGACGGCGAGCTCCCGGTGATCCAGCTCGACGGCCTGCGGGTGGGCCCCCCTGTGGCACGACCGTCCGCCATCGTGTGCATCGGGATGAACTATGCCGCTCACGCCCGAGAGTCGGGGGCAGAGCCGCCATCGTCCCCGGTGGTCTTCCTCAAGACGCCGAACACGCTGGCGGGGCCGGACGATGTCGCCAGCATCCCCCGCAACAGCACGCGCACCGACTGGGAGGTCGAGCTCGGTGTCGTCATAGGCCGGCGGGCCAGCTACCTCGCCGACCGGGAGGAGGCGCTCGCCCACGTCGCCGGTTATGTCGCGGCGAACGACTTGTCCGAGCGCACTTTCCAGCTCGACGACTCCGGCGGGCAGTGGTCCAAGGGCAAGTGCGCCCCCGGCTTCTCGCCGCTTGGCCCCTGGCTGGTGCCCGCGGACGAGGTCGACCCCTCCCGGCTGCGGCTGCGCAGCTGGGTGAACGGGGAGATCCGGCAGGACTCGACGACGGCGGACATGATCTTCGGCGTCGGCCACATCGTCCACCACCTCAGCCAGTACATGGTGCTCGAGCCGGGCGACGTGGTGCTGACAGGGACCCCGGAGGGTGTTGCCCTGTCCGGGCGGTACCCGTACCTGCGTGACGGCGACGTCGTCGAGATCGAGATCGAGGGACTGGGCAGACAGCGACAGGCTTTCGTCCAGGCGTGA